Proteins co-encoded in one Leucobacter exalbidus genomic window:
- a CDS encoding bifunctional riboflavin kinase/FAD synthetase: MLVFESLDALDPAVFATGSCVAVGKFDGLHRGHQAILQQLERAATCDAEQGERSRTVVLTFANNPLSYLNPAHCPHPLMSKAQRLAAFADAGVDVCVMLEFDEKLASIPAHDFVADVLVEKLRARHIVMGADFRFGHRGAGDGALLEQLGAELGFRAELVEWVEDNEGEQMSSSRVREALAVGDVEAAQRMLGRAAVVRGEVVHGDARGRELGFPTANLGGNLEGFVPADGVYSGWVVIDGVRREAAISVGNNPTFTPNEQSRVEAFILDFEGDLYGQAMEVHFAHRLRGMVKFESLVALIDQMHDDVARARVLLAGD, encoded by the coding sequence ATGCTGGTCTTTGAATCGCTGGATGCGCTTGACCCCGCGGTCTTTGCGACAGGCAGCTGTGTCGCCGTCGGTAAGTTTGATGGCCTGCACCGGGGGCACCAAGCGATTTTGCAGCAGCTCGAGCGCGCGGCCACGTGTGACGCCGAGCAGGGGGAACGCAGCCGCACCGTCGTGCTGACGTTCGCCAATAACCCGCTGAGCTATCTCAACCCGGCGCACTGCCCGCACCCACTCATGAGCAAAGCGCAGCGGCTCGCCGCTTTTGCTGACGCCGGGGTGGATGTCTGCGTGATGCTCGAGTTTGATGAGAAGCTTGCGAGCATTCCGGCCCACGATTTTGTGGCTGACGTGCTGGTGGAGAAATTGCGTGCACGGCACATCGTCATGGGCGCTGATTTTCGTTTCGGTCACCGCGGTGCCGGTGACGGCGCGTTACTTGAACAGCTCGGTGCCGAGCTCGGGTTTCGTGCTGAGCTGGTCGAGTGGGTCGAAGACAACGAGGGAGAACAAATGTCATCTTCGCGTGTACGAGAGGCCCTCGCGGTCGGAGATGTTGAAGCAGCGCAGCGCATGCTGGGCCGGGCCGCCGTGGTGCGCGGCGAGGTCGTGCACGGTGATGCGCGCGGGCGTGAGCTCGGGTTTCCGACGGCCAACCTCGGCGGCAACCTCGAAGGATTTGTGCCCGCCGACGGCGTGTACTCGGGCTGGGTCGTCATTGACGGGGTGCGCCGTGAAGCCGCGATCTCGGTGGGGAATAACCCCACCTTCACCCCCAACGAGCAGTCACGCGTTGAAGCCTTCATTCTTGACTTCGAGGGCGACCTCTACGGTCAGGCCATGGAGGTGCATTTCGCGCACCGGTTGCGCGGCATGGTGAAGTTTGAATCGCTCGTCGCGTTGATCGATCAGATGCACGACGATGTGGCACGTGCACGCGTGCTGCTCGCTGGTGACTAA